The Natator depressus isolate rNatDep1 chromosome 8, rNatDep2.hap1, whole genome shotgun sequence genome window below encodes:
- the LOC141992549 gene encoding cytochrome P450 4A4-like isoform X2 has translation MAESTKVMLDKWERLITVDKSVELFEHVSLMTLDSIMKCAFSCHSNCQTDSDSDYYVKAVYDLTYLVFHRIRFLPFHNDFIYRISPQGRRFQEACRLAHQHTDKVIKERETFLQDQQELEKIQKKKHLDFLDILLCAKDENGAGLSDEDLRAEVDTFMFEGHDTTASGISWLLYCMALHPEHQQRCREEIKEILEDRETVQWDDLGKMTYSTMCIKESLRLYPPVPGVSRLLSKPITFHDGRTLPEGCLAAVNIYSLHRNPAVWQDPEVYDPMRFSPENLSKMHSHAFVPFAAGARNCIGKQFAMNELKVALALTLLRFELSPDPAKPPKEIPQVILKSSNGIHLLLRKLP, from the exons ATGGCAGAGTCTACCAAAGTGATGCTG GATAAATGGGAACGGCTGATCACAGTGGATAAGTCGGTGGAGCTCTTTGAACATGTCAGCTTGATGACCTTGGACAGCATCATGAAATGTGCCTTCAGTTGTCATAGCAACTGCCAGACTGACag TGACTCAGACTACTACGTCAAAGCAGTCTATGACCTGACCTACCTGGTGTTTCATAGAATCCGCTTTCTCCCATTTCATAATGATTTCATCTATCGAATCAGTCCTCAAGGACGTCGCTTTCAGGAGGCCTGCCGACTAGCACACCAGCATACAG ATAAAgtaataaaagagagagagacattccTCCAAGATCAGCAAGAACTTGAAAAGATCCAGAAGAAGAAGCATTTGGATTTTCTGGACATTCTTCTGTGTGCCAAG GATGAAAACGGAGCTGGATTATCCGATGAAGACCTACGTGCCGAGGTGGACACGTTTATGTTTGAGGGTCACGATACCACCGCCAGTGGGATCTCCTGGCTCTTGTACTGCATGGCCCTGCACCCAGAGCACCAGCAGAGATGCAGGGAAGAAATCAAGGAGATTCTGGAAGACAGGGAGACTGTCCAATG GGATGACCTTGGCAAAATGACTTACAGCACCATGTGCATCAAGGAGAGCCTTCGCCTTTACCCTCCGGTACCTGGAGTGTCCCGACTGCTCAGCAAACCCATCACGTTCCACGATGGACGTACCTTACCAGAAG GTTGTCTGGCTGCAGTGAATATTTATTCTCTTCATAGGAACCCAGCTGTATGGCAAGATCCAGAG GTATATGATCCCATGAGGTTTTCACCAGAGAACTTGTCCAAGATGCATTCCCATGCTTTCGTGCCCTTCGCAGCCGGAGCACG gAACTGCATCGGGAAGCAGTTTGCCATGAACGAGCTGAAAGTGGCTCTCGCCCTGACTCTGCTCCGCTTTGAGCTGTCTCCTGATCCAGCCAAACCACCTAAGGAAATACCTCAGGTTATCCTCAAGTCCAGCAATGGGATCCACCTGCTCTTACGGAAACTTCCCTGA
- the LOC141992549 gene encoding cytochrome P450 4A25-like isoform X1: MAFVLEKIANPSSLLLYLAAGFCLIYVLLKAIQLYRKKQQLLKAFASFPGPPSHWLYGHNSQISQGGELKKLLSWAKKYPYAYPRWTGGFMATLVVNHPDYAKTVFGHGDPKGLATYKFLIPWIGKGLLILHGPQWFQHRRLLTPGFHYDVLKPYVSLMAESTKVMLDKWERLITVDKSVELFEHVSLMTLDSIMKCAFSCHSNCQTDSDSDYYVKAVYDLTYLVFHRIRFLPFHNDFIYRISPQGRRFQEACRLAHQHTDKVIKERETFLQDQQELEKIQKKKHLDFLDILLCAKDENGAGLSDEDLRAEVDTFMFEGHDTTASGISWLLYCMALHPEHQQRCREEIKEILEDRETVQWDDLGKMTYSTMCIKESLRLYPPVPGVSRLLSKPITFHDGRTLPEGCLAAVNIYSLHRNPAVWQDPEVYDPMRFSPENLSKMHSHAFVPFAAGARNCIGKQFAMNELKVALALTLLRFELSPDPAKPPKEIPQVILKSSNGIHLLLRKLP, translated from the exons ATGGCATTTGTGCTGGAGAAAATAGCAAACCCTTCCTCTCTGCTTTTGTACCTGGCTGCTGGGTTTTGTCTCATCTACGTCCTGCTGAAAGCGATCCAGCTGTATCGCAAGAAACAACAGCTCCTCAAAGCTTTTGCAAGTTTTCCAGGTCCCCCCAGCCACTGGCTGTATGGACACAACTCTCAG ATTTCTCAAGGTGGAGAATTAAAGAAGTTGCTGTCTTGGGCAAAAAAGTACCCCTATGCCTATCCCAGATGGACTGGAGGTTTCATGGCTACCTTAGTAGTCAACCACCCTGATTATGCCAAAACTGTGTTTGGCCATGGAG ATCCCAAGGGTCTTGCAACCTACAAATTCTTAATTCCCTGGATTG GCAAGGGATTACTGATCTTACATGGGCCACAGTGGTTCCAACATCGAAGGCTGCTGACCCCAGGGTTTCACTATGACGTGCTGAAACCTTATGTCTCATTGATGGCAGAGTCTACCAAAGTGATGCTG GATAAATGGGAACGGCTGATCACAGTGGATAAGTCGGTGGAGCTCTTTGAACATGTCAGCTTGATGACCTTGGACAGCATCATGAAATGTGCCTTCAGTTGTCATAGCAACTGCCAGACTGACag TGACTCAGACTACTACGTCAAAGCAGTCTATGACCTGACCTACCTGGTGTTTCATAGAATCCGCTTTCTCCCATTTCATAATGATTTCATCTATCGAATCAGTCCTCAAGGACGTCGCTTTCAGGAGGCCTGCCGACTAGCACACCAGCATACAG ATAAAgtaataaaagagagagagacattccTCCAAGATCAGCAAGAACTTGAAAAGATCCAGAAGAAGAAGCATTTGGATTTTCTGGACATTCTTCTGTGTGCCAAG GATGAAAACGGAGCTGGATTATCCGATGAAGACCTACGTGCCGAGGTGGACACGTTTATGTTTGAGGGTCACGATACCACCGCCAGTGGGATCTCCTGGCTCTTGTACTGCATGGCCCTGCACCCAGAGCACCAGCAGAGATGCAGGGAAGAAATCAAGGAGATTCTGGAAGACAGGGAGACTGTCCAATG GGATGACCTTGGCAAAATGACTTACAGCACCATGTGCATCAAGGAGAGCCTTCGCCTTTACCCTCCGGTACCTGGAGTGTCCCGACTGCTCAGCAAACCCATCACGTTCCACGATGGACGTACCTTACCAGAAG GTTGTCTGGCTGCAGTGAATATTTATTCTCTTCATAGGAACCCAGCTGTATGGCAAGATCCAGAG GTATATGATCCCATGAGGTTTTCACCAGAGAACTTGTCCAAGATGCATTCCCATGCTTTCGTGCCCTTCGCAGCCGGAGCACG gAACTGCATCGGGAAGCAGTTTGCCATGAACGAGCTGAAAGTGGCTCTCGCCCTGACTCTGCTCCGCTTTGAGCTGTCTCCTGATCCAGCCAAACCACCTAAGGAAATACCTCAGGTTATCCTCAAGTCCAGCAATGGGATCCACCTGCTCTTACGGAAACTTCCCTGA